Genomic DNA from Dissulfuribacter thermophilus:
TACCTGGCAAATCAGTTGCTATAATAGGCTTACCTATAAACATATATTCAAAAACTTTAATTGGGTATATCCAACGCAATTCTGGAGTATCTGGAAAGGGAAACAGACAGGTGTCAGCTTGATTAAGCTCTTCCAATACGCGCCTATGATCCAGTTCTCCTAGTAGTTTAATATTAGTGAGGTTATATTTTGACACAGTTTCCCCCAAAAATTTTCTGGCGCTATCAGGGCACTCACCGATTAAAATAAATTGGATTATCGGTATGTCCTTTTGAAGTAGGCAGCATGCGTCAAGGATTAGTTTTAAACCTCTTTCAATACTAACGTGCCCCACATAGATGACCTTGAATGATTCCTTGAAGCCCTTTCGTATTTCATTTTCAGCTCTCTTCATCAACGATAGGTCGCAACCATTGGTTATTTCAATTATTTTTGTTCTGTTAATGTTATACTCCGCTATCGAATCAGGATGTAACGCCAACACGATGCAATCTGCCAACTTTAAAATCCTTTTAACTAGACAATGAAGAATTATACAATACCAATATCTGAGCTTCCCATCCAAATTTTTCGCTTTTTTATTTATTTCTATTTGTAGTCGTGGGTGATCCCAAATGTCTGCAATCCATTTGTAACCAAGAAATTTCAGCAGATAGCCAGTAATAATTGATATACTATGATAAGTAGTATAAATGACAATCTGCCTCTTACCTTTTTGGGAGTAACTCCTTGTATACTTCAATATGTACCAAATAGACCAAAATGGCAATAGAAATTCGTCTAAGTGCCAATGACTCCCAGGGCACACTTTACAAGTTTTTGCATAACGGGCCACCTCTTTAGCAATAGGCGCATTAGATAGGAAGACAGTTTTAAAATTCTTTGCTATACATAAGGCCCTTTGATATTGAGTTCTGTTTGGCCCATGACTAATAGTAGGACAAATAAAAAAAATCATGATACATTAATATTCTTGGGAACCTCTAGGAATTCATTTTTTTATAAATTTGCCTAAAAAGATATCCTACAACTCTCTGTACATCACTATGAGATTAACTTTTTCGTCTACGATTTATTATTTTCAGGCCTCATTTTATTTTAGCTGAGGCCTACCTGAGAAGGTATCCTAACATGTTACCCCACTCTGGATACTAGTAGATTATATCGATCCAGGTTGTAGGGTAAATTCCTTAATCCTATTTTGATCCAAGCTCGTGCTAACCCTATGGTTCGGATAATCAGGGTCCCCGCTCTTTGAAACTGGACTCCAAATACATGTTCCATTCTGGAACGTATCCTAGATTTCGTCCGGTTCCCTCGCTTCTCTTTTTGGGTCAGTTTGTCATAGCGACAGCCTTTCCGCTGAATGTGTTCTTTGAATCCATTGAGGCACAAATACAAAAGATTCTTCCTGCTTCTATAGGCAGAGTCAGCCCATACCTTGCGGCTTGTGTTATGATCATGCAAAATATCCTTTAAGACTTGACCGTCATGTACAGAGGCATCTGTCGCTACAAACTTCCTGATGAACTTATGCTCTACATCTATGGAAACATGGTTTTTGTACCCAAAATATGCTTTCCCATGCTTTCTTGTCCAGCGAGCCTCTGTGTCCTTTTGCCTACGTTGGGCAAAAGATCCAACAAAACACCAGCCTCTTTGAGCTGTTCCCTAAAGAGCCAAATAGTTTTGGCATCTGGCACTCGGTGTCCTATGCCAGGTTTAAAAATCTCATAAATGAAAAACGGTCCACTATCTGTGCCTCTGTAGCATCATCGGAAAGATTATACAGAGATTGTAAAATCAAAATTTTGGACATAAGTACTACATCAAATGGCTTACGCCCTGCATTTGATTTCCGATTTTTCTTCCTGATCTTTTCCAATATGGGCCTAAACATTTCCCAATCTATCACTTCATTAAGCCGTTTTAATGGATCACCATTTTCATCAATCTTGCTCACCCTTGTATGCAAATCAAACATACCTATCTGCTTAATTTAACTACCCCTGAAATCTTGTATTTCCAGGTGATTATTATAAATTCAATGCCAGATCTTTACATTAAATTTTTAGAGGTACCTATTTTATTTTTCCAACCCTCGCAACTTTTCAAGGTAAGATTGAGAAAAAAGGATAGTTAGTAAAATATCCCTTAAAACCATCGAGGTTTACCACCTCTCCCAATCATTCCATCTAACACACCCTGAATAACAGCTTTTCTCTCCGCTTTACTACAAATAATAGTTCTCACGGAACGATAAAAATGAAATGGCAAAAAGGCCACCCAATGCCACAGTTTTGCATGTTTCCGGTAAAAAATAAGTTTATTCCTAAAAATTAAATACAACTGCAATGATGAGCCTTTAGTTAGTCGTTCCGTGGAACTTGAAACCTTATGCCATATCTTTGATCCGGGCACATAAACTACCCTAAAGCCAGCTATACGGGCACGAAAACAAAAGTCGACTTCTTCGCAATATGCAAAATAATCTGCATCAAGCAATCCTATTTTTTCAATACATTTACGGCTTATCATTAATGCAGCTCCAGTAAGATAAGCACAATCTCGCGCCATATTATACTGGCCATTATCCTTCTGTCCTCCACCAACTGGCCCAAAACGTCCTGTTATCATTGATAACTGGCAACCTGCAGATTGAAATTTATCAGGATGGGAATACAAAAAAATTTTAGGACCAACGATGCCAACATTATCGTTGGCAGCCATATATTCAATCAGAGGTTTTAAAAAATCGGGATTTACTACTGTATCATTATTTAACAGCATGATATACTCTGCACCCTTAGCTAGAGCATAGCTAATACCTACATTGTTTCCACCTGCAAAGCCAAGATTTTCTTTATTTTTTATCCAATGGATCGCACTCCAACTAGACCATTTCTGTCTAAGCCTTTCATACGAGCTATCCTTAGAATCATTATCCACAAGAACGATAAATCCTCCATACAGATCTGCTCTATGCAAGGAACTTAGGCACTCATCTGTATCCTCAAAGTTGTTCCAATTAAGTATGATTATAGCCAAAGTCATGATAATAACACCCACAATTTATAAAAACCTAAAACAGGTATTAAAGCGCAGGGAATAGAAAGGAAAACCATCTTATTATAATAAGACAAGGACTTAAATCTATAATAGCCAACAGCACTAATTATTGCCAATAATGAAATCATCTGATCCCTATGCCTATACTCTGTTCCTGTTACATAAATGAAAACATAAAATGAAACAATAAATACTAAAGTTATAGCTATCAACCTTAATTCTTTAATTTTCAAACAGTTACTCAATCCTAAAAGAAAAAAAGGAAACATCATATACCAAACTAATGAACCAAGATTTATTGGAACGAACCATATAGACGTAAAGTTGAAGGGTAAAGGTTGAAAGGAATAAAATACTAATGCTGTAAAGCTTGTAGGTAGAGGAAGGCGCCTATAACTACCCCAATAACTGGCTACTGATAAAACTGCCTTCCTACGCCAAGAAAGTAAACTATTTAATTGAATAGATTCTTTGATAATATCTGGAAGGTAATAAAATATTAAAACAATCAAAATCAAGGCTACTAACCAGGAGAAAATATTTCTCCTTGAATGCCAAATCAATAGCAAACTTGTAGCAAGAAGAATCAAAAGAGGAATATATAGTCTTGAAATAAAAATACAGAAAAAACTAAAAATCGATATCAATAGCCACTTTATAGATATTTTTCTAAACATTTTAGTTAATGATAACATAAACAAAGCAATAGAAAAAATAACAAAAGCTTCTTTATGTAATGTGACCGAATACAAAATAGCACTCGGATAAAAAAGCACTAAAATATAAGCTAAAATAGCAACTTTTCGATTACTGATTTCATCAGCCATTAAATATGTAAAATAGGCAGCCAAGCATACAAAAAACGAATTTGCAACACGAGCACCAAATTCTCCAAATAAACCAGCAATTAAAGCATACACAATATTATAACCAAAATTTCTACCGCCGAATCCTTGAAATGCATATTTTTTGTAATCAAACAACTCTGGAAATGAAGCGCTGTGCCAATAACGCCATAATCTATCCGCAGTACTCTTGTATGATAATTCATCAAGAAAGACATAAGAAGGCCCATAGGTATTGTAAATATAGGCTAAAAATAGCCTTAAAATAAGGGCTAATACGAACAGCCAAAATATTAAACCTAAGGGCAATCTTGTCTTGTAAGGCTTAATTAAGTTTTTCAAAAACCTCTGATGAAGCAACTTTATCTCATCTATATTTAAAGGAATCTCAATCCTTGAAAGCAATTAATACAATTTCTTCTCCAATATCCTTTTTGAAAACTCTGAGTATATATTGTAGGAATTGGAAGATTTTCCCCATTAAAAAATGGGGACCATGTTTTTTTGTAATTCATCAGAAAACCTACTATATTTTTGGATTACTTTACTCGAAACAAAAGTCCCACGCGCATATCTTACTGGTGAATGTAATGACTTAATTAAAAACCCTACCTGTTGGCAGCAAGCTCTTAATGTGTCAGATGAAAATAGATAAAGATGCCTGGGCGGATCAAGGTGCAACCAAGAATTTCGAAAAAATCTATGTCCAAGACTTTTTATATTGGGGGTAAGAATAACCAAGTATCCCTTTGGCTTGAGAACCCTTAAGCATTCTTTTAAAAGCCCAATCGGATCATAAACGTGCTCAATCACATGTGAAATCGTGACAGCATCAAAGATATTATCAGCAAATTTTTGCTCTTCTAATGTGCCTTGATAAACTTTAAGGCCAAATTTCTCACTAGCAATTTTTACAGCCTGTTCATCTGGCTCCACCCCAACTACTTTCCATCCTAGCGCTTGCATTTTAGCTAACCATCCTCCAGAACCGCAACCTACATCTAAAAGCACCCCTTTATTTCGTCCATTAAGATACCTGACATTTAGCTCACATCTTTCTTTAATAGGGGGGATTAAAGAAAGTATTTTACCCAGTAATTTTTGAGTTGGACTACCCACTAAGCCCTCATAACCCAGGTGACCAGCAAGCACAGCATGTTGCGCTATCCTTCGTAAGCCATTTAGTTCGTGTCCGTACTCGTTAATATAATGGGTAGAATAGTTATGATAAAATTTACCAATCTCGGCAGGAACAGGGCGTGGATCAAGCCAAATCAGTCCACAATTCGAGCAACATTTATATGACCAGATTCCGGGCCCATTATAAAGCGCGTCTTTTAAGTTTGTGTAGAGCATTTGCCCTTTGATTCCACAAAGATAGCAATATGGCACATTTTGAACAAAAACCTTTCCCATTGTTACTCCTTCATTTTAAATGAACCTTTGACAGATCTACTACAGAATTAAACACTTCTAAAAATTTAGGCCATGTAATAGGCTTTGGAAATTTCATAGACGCAAAAAGAAATTCAGGATCTTTAAGAAAATCAGGATACCGCACAATAGAATAAGAAATATTGTAATCATACAGGGTAGCTATACATAAGCCGAGTCCATAAATCATCGAATTTTTCGCATCTCCAAATGACTTAGTCAACAAGTGCCCAGCATTAAAGCGGCTTTTGACCATCGAATCTGTATGCCTTATGCAAACCAGAACATGCTCTATTTCAACACCTGCCTCAGCCCATACTGGTAATGTCCAGCAGAATAAAGGATCCTTTACTACCTCATGTTTCTGAGAGATGTTTTCGAGAACTGGCTTGTATTTTCTTACTGCCTTAAAAAAATTCTCCCATTTCAAAGGCCTTGCTTGACGTTTAGAATTGCTGAGTGCCAACGTCTTAGCCAAAATGGATTTGCTAACATGCCTAAACAGAGCAGGTATAATCTTTTTCATGGATAATCCCAAATGAGATACAGTTGGTGGCAGTTGATACCAAAGATTTCTAAGTAAAAGGTTTTCAATACCCAGATCCTGTATAATAGATTGATTTATATTAACAATATCACGGGCCTCAAGTCCGGCATTAACAGAGGTTTTCCAGTGACCGCCTATTTCAAATCCAAGTTCTTTGTATAAACGAGCCCCTACTGACGTTCCACTACGTCCTGGACCGGTAATAATTATCATTTTAAAAATCCTTGTCAGATAAACATTGCCTTGATTTCGAATCCAAGGCCAATTATGTAAAATGGGTATCGTTAAGCTTTCATTTTCCCGATTTTATTCAAACGACATAGTAGGTTTTCATTTTTTCAAATTTTGTCGTTTTATACTTTATGGCCCCTTTTTTTTTCAAGGGCCTATTTCCACTTTAAACCCAATATTAACCTCTCTGGGATACAAGTAGACTAACGCGTCCAAATTATAGGATAAATTCTTAATACTATCTTAATCCTAGCTCGCGCTAAACCTATGGTACGTAGAATTAGGCTACCTGTTCGCTGAAGCTGGACTCCAAATACGCGCTCTATCCTGGAACGTATCCTGGATTTCAAACAATTTCCTGGCTTCGCTGCTTTGGTTAATTTGTTATAGCGATAGGCATTACTATGAATATGCTCAATCAATCCATTAAAGCAAAGATGCCAAAGATTTTCTCGACCACGATATAATGTGCTGTGTCTGCCCATACACTGCGCCTTGTATTATTTTCATCCAAAACTTCCTTATTATTACCTACAAAAGTAAAGCCAATAATTATGCCATTGTATAACAACATGAGGGATGCTTGAAAAATGAACGAATCAATGCCGGCATCTTCTGCAACGATCTGAGGGCTCCCATTACTCTATTCTCTAAATGCTCTTTTGATACCACCAATGACCGACTAACTTTGCGCTTCACATGGTTCCAAACTTGCTCGTCTGGATTCAAGTCAGGACTATACGGAGGCAAATAGAATATCTCTAATTTCCCTTCTAAAGACGATACTAGTTCCCTTACCTTCTTGGAATGGTGAACTCTGTGATTGTCTAAAATCAAAAAGATCTTCTGGTCCATACCCTTGACGAGACGTTTTAAAAATTCACAAAACACCTCTGCAGTTACAGAACCTATAACAGTCATAAATCGAAAATGGCCCCTTGGGCTTATCGCTGATATCATGTTTAATGAAAAACGTACACCTGTGGACTTAACTACCGGGGTTTTACCACGTTCACCCCACGTTGTGCCTCTATGATAGTCAGAACGCACTCCGGATTCGTCTCCAAAAAATATTACTGCACCTTCTTTTTTGGCTCTGGCTTTTATCTTAGGATACTCTGTGTTTTTCCACTCATTTACCAAAACATTGTCTCTCTGAGTGGCTCTATAAAGGGGCCTCTGAGGAGTAAAACCGAGGGTCTTTAAAATGCGACCTACTGATACCTCGCTTAAACTCACACCAAACTTCCTGAAAATCAGTTCTTTCACCATTGCCAACGTCCAAAGTGCAAATGGAAAATTTAGTTGTCTTGGGTCCTTGTCTCTTAGTGCTCTTGCCAACCATTGCAACTGGTTTGCATTAAGCTTGGGCGGTCTCCCTGGAACAGGTTTGGCCTTCAATGCATCAAAGCCACCATAATGATACTTCTCAAGCCATCTGTAGATAGTCCGATGATTCATTCCATAAAAATCAGCAACATCTTCTGGCTTTTTGCCTTCAAGAACTTGCTGAACTGCTCTCATACGAATGGCTTCAAGGGTCTTATGATCAAGTTTTCTGCCGTCAAATTCTCTCTTACATTTCATAAAATTACTACACCATAAGTGGCTTTACTTTTGAAGGTATTAATAAATATCTGGCTATCATGCACGGATGCATCTGTAAGTATTAATTTTGGCATAAATTTGTATTCTACATCCATGGAGATATGATTCTTCTAAACAAAATACTACTGTCTGTTCTTTCTTGTCCAACGAGCCTCCCTGTCCTTTTGCCTACATTGTGCATTGGACCATCCATCCACTTCCTCGCCAGATTTAAACTGGGCATTCTGCTCACGATTGTTCTTCTGCTTTGAACAGCTACTATACTGGCATCCACTATTTGGTCCTTACGAGCTTCAAAACCTTGACTCCTTAGAAAACTGTCAAATTCCTGGAAAAGATCCAGCACAATACCAGTCTCTTTGAGCTGTTCCCTAAAGAACCGAATAGTTTTGGCTCTGCACTCAGTTTCCTATGCCCAGGTTTAAAAAGCTCATAAATGAAAGACGGTCCAATATCTAGGACGCTGTAGCATCATCGGAAAGATTATACGAAGATTGCAAAATCAAAATTTTGAACATGAGTACTGCATCAAATGGCTCGCCATTTTTATCAATCTTGAATTTTTAGGGAGTTCCAAATTAGCCAGCAGCCTAATTTATCCCGACTTGTTTTAGAACATTAGCCACAAGTCTTTTGTCAGAATCATCAATAACGCACTTTAAAATGAGGACTCCTCCAATTAATAGTTCTACTCCAGCACTTATTATCCGAAGAGTTACTTTATAATCCTTTAAGACAAAAGAGATTAAGGCCA
This window encodes:
- a CDS encoding glycosyltransferase, which codes for MLALHPDSIAEYNINRTKIIEITNGCDLSLMKRAENEIRKGFKESFKVIYVGHVSIERGLKLILDACCLLQKDIPIIQFILIGECPDSARKFLGETVSKYNLTNIKLLGELDHRRVLEELNQADTCLFPFPDTPELRWIYPIKVFEYMFIGKPIIATDLPGIRRILRHEVDALLFTPGNPNELCNCIKKVYLDKRLALRLGRNAKKRVEKFDWSIVHKPVISFLQIAAGEIE
- a CDS encoding glycosyltransferase family 2 protein; its protein translation is MTLAIIILNWNNFEDTDECLSSLHRADLYGGFIVLVDNDSKDSSYERLRQKWSSWSAIHWIKNKENLGFAGGNNVGISYALAKGAEYIMLLNNDTVVNPDFLKPLIEYMAANDNVGIVGPKIFLYSHPDKFQSAGCQLSMITGRFGPVGGGQKDNGQYNMARDCAYLTGAALMISRKCIEKIGLLDADYFAYCEEVDFCFRARIAGFRVVYVPGSKIWHKVSSSTERLTKGSSLQLYLIFRNKLIFYRKHAKLWHWVAFLPFHFYRSVRTIICSKAERKAVIQGVLDGMIGRGGKPRWF
- a CDS encoding glycosyltransferase family 39 protein gives rise to the protein MLSRIEIPLNIDEIKLLHQRFLKNLIKPYKTRLPLGLIFWLFVLALILRLFLAYIYNTYGPSYVFLDELSYKSTADRLWRYWHSASFPELFDYKKYAFQGFGGRNFGYNIVYALIAGLFGEFGARVANSFFVCLAAYFTYLMADEISNRKVAILAYILVLFYPSAILYSVTLHKEAFVIFSIALFMLSLTKMFRKISIKWLLISIFSFFCIFISRLYIPLLILLATSLLLIWHSRRNIFSWLVALILIVLIFYYLPDIIKESIQLNSLLSWRRKAVLSVASYWGSYRRLPLPTSFTALVFYSFQPLPFNFTSIWFVPINLGSLVWYMMFPFFLLGLSNCLKIKELRLIAITLVFIVSFYVFIYVTGTEYRHRDQMISLLAIISAVGYYRFKSLSYYNKMVFLSIPCALIPVLGFYKLWVLLS
- a CDS encoding class I SAM-dependent methyltransferase, yielding MGKVFVQNVPYCYLCGIKGQMLYTNLKDALYNGPGIWSYKCCSNCGLIWLDPRPVPAEIGKFYHNYSTHYINEYGHELNGLRRIAQHAVLAGHLGYEGLVGSPTQKLLGKILSLIPPIKERCELNVRYLNGRNKGVLLDVGCGSGGWLAKMQALGWKVVGVEPDEQAVKIASEKFGLKVYQGTLEEQKFADNIFDAVTISHVIEHVYDPIGLLKECLRVLKPKGYLVILTPNIKSLGHRFFRNSWLHLDPPRHLYLFSSDTLRACCQQVGFLIKSLHSPVRYARGTFVSSKVIQKYSRFSDELQKNMVPIF
- a CDS encoding IS630 family transposase, which gives rise to MKCKREFDGRKLDHKTLEAIRMRAVQQVLEGKKPEDVADFYGMNHRTIYRWLEKYHYGGFDALKAKPVPGRPPKLNANQLQWLARALRDKDPRQLNFPFALWTLAMVKELIFRKFGVSLSEVSVGRILKTLGFTPQRPLYRATQRDNVLVNEWKNTEYPKIKARAKKEGAVIFFGDESGVRSDYHRGTTWGERGKTPVVKSTGVRFSLNMISAISPRGHFRFMTVIGSVTAEVFCEFLKRLVKGMDQKIFLILDNHRVHHSKKVRELVSSLEGKLEIFYLPPYSPDLNPDEQVWNHVKRKVSRSLVVSKEHLENRVMGALRSLQKMPALIRSFFKHPSCCYTMA